Proteins from a genomic interval of Lycium ferocissimum isolate CSIRO_LF1 chromosome 2, AGI_CSIRO_Lferr_CH_V1, whole genome shotgun sequence:
- the LOC132043851 gene encoding probable LRR receptor-like serine/threonine-protein kinase At5g45780 isoform X1 produces MVTLVVLLIFSIFLLWVGITPASMSLLSPKGVNYEVAALMSMKNKMRDEYHVLDGWDINSVDPCTWYMVGCSSEGNVVSLEMASMGLSGTLSPSIGNLTYLRTLLLQNNQLSGPIPAEIGKLSELLTLDLSGNQFDGEIPRALGRLIGLSYLRLSRNRLSGQIPKPVAYLSGLSFLDLSFNNLSGPTPKILAKDYSIAGNSFLCSALHMQNCGGVPRPVNETNSDRKTSNHHRWVVSVIIGVSCTFILTVMLLVCWVHWYRSRFLTGYVQHDYEFTIGHLKRFSFRELQVATGNFSSKNILGQGGFGIVYKGYLPNRTVVAVKRLRDPSFTGEVQFQTEVEMIGLAVHRNLLRLYGFCMTSEERLLIYPYMPNGSVADCLRDNGQDKPSLDWSKRMHIALGAARGLLYLHEQCNPKIIHRDVKAANILLDESFEAVVGDFGLAKLLDCRDSHVTTAVRGTIGHIAPEYLSTGQSSEKTDVFGYGILLFELITGHKALDAGNGQGQKGTILDRVRNLFEGKKVEMLVDRDLRGCFNAEELEKTVEVALQCTQSNPNNRPKMSEVLRILEGVTEQMGHVDESQCGSNICETRAFSFSRNFSDIHEESSFTFEPIELSGPR; encoded by the exons ATGGTAACTTTAGTAGTACTACTTATTTTCTCAATCTTTCTTCTTTGGGTTGGCATTACTCCAGCTTCCATGAGTCTTCTTTCACCTAAAGGTGTCAACTATGAAG TGGCAGCATTGATGTCTATGAAGAATAAAATGAGAGATGAATACCATGTGTTAGATGGATGGGATATAAATTCAGTTGATCCTTGTACTTGGTACATGGTTGGTTGTTCTTCAGAAGGCAATGTTGTTTCTCT TGAAATGGCGAGTATGGGGTTATCTGGCACACTTTCTCCTAGCATTGGGAATTTAACTTATCTTCGGACACT GTTGTTGCAGAATAATCAGTTATCTGGTCCAATTCCTGCTGAGATTGGAAAGCTCTCTGAACTGCTGACCCTTGACCTATCTGGTAATCAGTTTGATGGAGAAATTCCTAGGGCGTTGGGTCGCCTGATTGGTTTAAGTTACTT GAGGCTTAGCAGGAACAGGTTGTCTGGACAAATTCCTAAACCTGTGGCATACCTTTCAGGTCTTTCATTCTT GGATTTATCATTCAATAACCTTAGTGGTCCAACTCCAAAAATTTTGGCCAAAGACTACAG TATTGCTGGAAACAGCTTTCTTTGCTCTGCATTGCACATGCAAAATTGCGGGGGTGTGCCAAGACCAGTAAAtg AAACAAATTCAGACAGGAAGACTAGCAATCATCATCGATGGGTTGTTTCTGTTATCATTGGGGTCAGTTGCACATTCATACTTACAGTCATGCTGCTTGTTTGTTGGGTGCATTGGTACAGGTCTCGTTTCCTCACAGGATATG TGCAACATGATTACGAGTTCACCATTGGCCACCTGAAGAGGTTTTCATTCCGTGAACTGCAAGTTGCCACTGGAAATTTCAGCTCTAAAAATATACTAGGACAAGGTGGATTTGGAATAGTCTACAAGGGATACCTTCCAAATAGGACAGTAGTGGCTGTCAAAAGATTGAGAGATCCAAGTTTCACTGGAGAAGTGCAGTTCCAAACAGAAGTTGAGATGATAGGCTTGGCTGTGCATCGGAACCTTCTACGTCTGTATGGATTCTGTATGACTTCAGAGGAAAGATTACTTATTTACCCTTATATGCCAAATGGGAGTGTTGCCGATTGCTTAAGAG ACAATGGTCAGGATAAACCATCTTTGGACTGGAGCAAGCGCATGCATATAGCTCTTGGAGCTGCCAGAGGACTTCTGTATTTGCATGAACAGTGTAATCCTAAAATAATTCACAGAGATGTTAAGGCGGCTAATATTCTGCTTGATGAGAGTTTTGAAGCTGTTGTTGGTGATTTTGGTCTTGCGAAGCTTTTAGACTGTAGAGATTCACATGTTACAACCGCAGTTCGTGGTACTATAGGTCATATAGCCCCGGAGTATCTATCAACTGGCCAATCATCTGAGAAGACAGATGTGTTTGGATATGGGATACTACTATTTGAACTCATTACCGGACACAAGGCATTAGATGCAGGCAATGGTCAGGGTCAGAAAGGAACTATCCTTGACCGG GTCCGGAATTTATTTGAGGGAAAGAAAGTGGAAATGCTTGTGGATAGGGATCTAAGAGGATGTTTTAATGCAGAGGAGCTAGAGAAAACAGTTGAAGTGGCTCTACAGTGTACTCAATCTAACCCCAATAATCGGCCTAAGATGTCGGAAGTTTTGAGAATCCTGGAAGGCGTTACGGAACAAATGGGGCATGTGGACGAATCACAATGTGGAAGCAACATCTGTGAAACAAGGGCTTTCAGCTTCTCCAGGAATTTTAGCGATATTCATGAAGAATCCTCATTTACCTTTGAACCAATTGAGCTTTCAGGACCCAGATAA
- the LOC132043851 gene encoding probable LRR receptor-like serine/threonine-protein kinase At5g45780 isoform X2, whose translation MVTLVVLLIFSIFLLWVGITPASMSLLSPKGVNYEVAALMSMKNKMRDEYHVLDGWDINSVDPCTWYMVGCSSEGNVVSLEMASMGLSGTLSPSIGNLTYLRTLLLQNNQLSGPIPAEIGKLSELLTLDLSGNQFDGEIPRALGRLIGLSYLRLSRNRLSGQIPKPVAYLSGLSFLDLSFNNLSGPTPKILAKDYSIAGNSFLCSALHMQNCGGVPRPVNETNSDRKTSNHHRWVVSVIIGVSCTFILTVMLLVCWVHWYRSRFLTGYVQHDYEFTIGHLKRFSFRELQVATGNFSSKNILGQGGFGIVYKGYLPNRTVVAVKRLRDPSFTGEVQFQTEVEMIGLAVHRNLLRLYGFCMTSEERLLIYPYMPNGSVADCLRDNGQDKPSLDWSKRMHIALGAARGLLYLHEQCNPKIIHRDVKAANILLDESFEAVVGDFGLAKLLDCRDSHVTTAVRGTIGHIAPEYLSTGQSSEKTDVFGYGILLFELITGHKALDAGNGQGQKGTILDRDFV comes from the exons ATGGTAACTTTAGTAGTACTACTTATTTTCTCAATCTTTCTTCTTTGGGTTGGCATTACTCCAGCTTCCATGAGTCTTCTTTCACCTAAAGGTGTCAACTATGAAG TGGCAGCATTGATGTCTATGAAGAATAAAATGAGAGATGAATACCATGTGTTAGATGGATGGGATATAAATTCAGTTGATCCTTGTACTTGGTACATGGTTGGTTGTTCTTCAGAAGGCAATGTTGTTTCTCT TGAAATGGCGAGTATGGGGTTATCTGGCACACTTTCTCCTAGCATTGGGAATTTAACTTATCTTCGGACACT GTTGTTGCAGAATAATCAGTTATCTGGTCCAATTCCTGCTGAGATTGGAAAGCTCTCTGAACTGCTGACCCTTGACCTATCTGGTAATCAGTTTGATGGAGAAATTCCTAGGGCGTTGGGTCGCCTGATTGGTTTAAGTTACTT GAGGCTTAGCAGGAACAGGTTGTCTGGACAAATTCCTAAACCTGTGGCATACCTTTCAGGTCTTTCATTCTT GGATTTATCATTCAATAACCTTAGTGGTCCAACTCCAAAAATTTTGGCCAAAGACTACAG TATTGCTGGAAACAGCTTTCTTTGCTCTGCATTGCACATGCAAAATTGCGGGGGTGTGCCAAGACCAGTAAAtg AAACAAATTCAGACAGGAAGACTAGCAATCATCATCGATGGGTTGTTTCTGTTATCATTGGGGTCAGTTGCACATTCATACTTACAGTCATGCTGCTTGTTTGTTGGGTGCATTGGTACAGGTCTCGTTTCCTCACAGGATATG TGCAACATGATTACGAGTTCACCATTGGCCACCTGAAGAGGTTTTCATTCCGTGAACTGCAAGTTGCCACTGGAAATTTCAGCTCTAAAAATATACTAGGACAAGGTGGATTTGGAATAGTCTACAAGGGATACCTTCCAAATAGGACAGTAGTGGCTGTCAAAAGATTGAGAGATCCAAGTTTCACTGGAGAAGTGCAGTTCCAAACAGAAGTTGAGATGATAGGCTTGGCTGTGCATCGGAACCTTCTACGTCTGTATGGATTCTGTATGACTTCAGAGGAAAGATTACTTATTTACCCTTATATGCCAAATGGGAGTGTTGCCGATTGCTTAAGAG ACAATGGTCAGGATAAACCATCTTTGGACTGGAGCAAGCGCATGCATATAGCTCTTGGAGCTGCCAGAGGACTTCTGTATTTGCATGAACAGTGTAATCCTAAAATAATTCACAGAGATGTTAAGGCGGCTAATATTCTGCTTGATGAGAGTTTTGAAGCTGTTGTTGGTGATTTTGGTCTTGCGAAGCTTTTAGACTGTAGAGATTCACATGTTACAACCGCAGTTCGTGGTACTATAGGTCATATAGCCCCGGAGTATCTATCAACTGGCCAATCATCTGAGAAGACAGATGTGTTTGGATATGGGATACTACTATTTGAACTCATTACCGGACACAAGGCATTAGATGCAGGCAATGGTCAGGGTCAGAAAGGAACTATCCTTGACCGG GATTTTGTTTGA
- the LOC132043839 gene encoding subtilisin-like protease encodes MALTLFLRFIFTLSLYFSAIHANNTNQQSNSDIYIVHLESFHGQLFSDLGDLQKWHHLFLPSKNTISNDSSSSRIVYSYRNVLNGFAARLTPDEAELLQGTEGIISVRPQRLLHARTTHSAHFMGLHQNLGFWQSINYGKGMIIGFLDTGITPDHPSFHDEGVPPPPAKWKGKCEFNFTACNNKLIGARYFQEVGNGTPLDENGHGTHVSSTAAGNFVYGANVFGLANGTASGVAPLAHVAMYKVCDASAACSESDTFAAMDAAIEDGVDVISISIDDISRPFWKDSIALSSFTAIQNGILVSTTAGNTGPAHGTVVNGAPWLLTVGASTTDRKLRATVLLGNGDEIHGESAFQPEGFSQTLLPLVYPGMNTSDPMAPFCSAESLENIDVKGKIVFCEVGGQIERLDKGHFVKGAGGAGMILMNEKPQGFTIQAEPHVLPAAHISFLDGLKIKAYINSTSTPLASFLFKGTIFGDDHAPAVAAFSSRGPFPESPGILKPDIIGPGISILAAWPTSVENNTNTKSTFDTLSGTSMSCPHLSGVVTLIKSAHPEWSPAAIKSAIMTTADLMNFGNNPVEDERGHRADFFATGAGHVNPLRASDPGLIYDIQPNDYIPYLCDLYPSRGVSLIVLQEVNCSSTIPEAELNYPSFSIRLGSDIQVYTRTVTNVGEPDSSYALEIMPPEGVDVKVEPSTLHFSEMYQKITYQVTFNQLFSSINATFVQGFLKWTSSKHFVRSPIVVTLEP; translated from the coding sequence ATGGCATTGACACTTTTTCTACGCTTCATCTTTACTCTTAGTCTTTATTTTTCAGCCATACATGCCAATAATACCAATCAGCAGAGCAACTCGGATATTTACATAGTACATCTTGAGTCTTTTCATGGCCAACTTTTCTCTGACTTGGGTGATTTACAGAAGTGGCACCATTTATTTCTGCCCTCAAAGAATACAATCTCAAACGATTCGTCATCCTCGCGCATAGTTTACTCTTATCGCAATGTCCTTAATGGTTTTGCCGCTAGACTAACACCAGACGAAGCAGAGCTACTACAGGGGACAGAAGGGATCATATCGGTCCGGCCGCAAAGACTACTGCATGCACGAACCACCCATAGTGCTCATTTCATGGGGCTGCACCAGAACTTAGGCTTCTGGCAAAGCATAAATTATGGTAAAGGTATGATCATTGGATTTTTAGACACCGGTATAACACCCGATCATCCATCATTCCATGACGAAGGAGTGCCTCCTCCACCAGCTAAGTGGAAGGGCAAGTGTGAGTTCAACTTTACCGCCTGCAACAACAAGCTCATTGGAGCAAGATATTTCCAGGAGGTTGGAAATGGGACGCCATTGGATGAGAACGGGCATGGCACGCATGTTTCAAGCACGGCTGCTGGAAACTTTGTCTATGGTGCCAATGTTTTTGGCCTTGCTAATGGGACGGCTTCTGGCGTGGCCCCCCTTGCCCATGTTGCCATGTATAAAGTATGTGATGCTAGCGCTGCTTGCTCTGAGAGTGACACATTTGCTGCTATGGATGCTGCAATCGAAGATGGCGTTGATGTAATTTCAATTTCCATTGACGATATCTCTAGACCTTTCTGGAAAGACTCTATTGCACTCAGTTCATTTACTGCAATTCAGAATGGCATTCTTGTGAGCACTACAGCTGGTAATACAGGTCCAGCACATGGCACAGTTGTAAATGGAGCTCCATGGCTTCTTACTGTTGGTGCTAGCACCACTGATAGAAAATTAAGAGCAACAGTACTGCTCGGAAACGGTGACGAAATTCATGGTGAATCAGCTTTCCAACCCGAAGGCTTCTCTCAAACTCTGCTGCCATTAGTTTACCCTGGAATGAATACTAGTGATCCTATGGCCCCATTTTGCAGTGCCGAGTCTTTGGAAAATATTGATGTGAAGGGAAAGATTGTCTTTTGTGAAGTTGGCGGTCAGATAGAAAGACTTGATAAAGGACATTTTGTGAAGGGTGCTGGGGGTGCTGGAATGATACTCATGAATGAGAAGCCACAAGGCTTCACTATACAAGCTGAACCTCATGTTCTTCCAGCAGCACATATCAGTTTTCTTGATGGCCTGAAGATCAAAGCCTACATAAATTCAACGTCGACACCTTTGGCTTCATTTTTGTTTAAAGGAACGATATTTGGAGATGATCATGCTCCAGCAGTTGCAGCTTTTTCATCTAGAGGACCTTTTCCCGAGAGCCCTGGCATATTGAAACCTGATATTATTGGTCCTGGTATCAGCATCCTTGCAGCATGGCCAACATCGGTggagaacaacaccaacacaaaGTCTACCTTTGACACACTGTCTGGTACATCAATGTCCTGTCCTCACCTTTCGGGAGTTGTGACATTAATCAAAAGTGCACATCCAGAATGGTCTCCAGCTGCTATCAAGTCTGCAATCATGACAACCGCTGATCTTATGAACTTTGGCAATAATCCCGTTGAAGACGAAAGGGGCCACCGTGCTGACTTCTTTGCTACTGGTGCAGGCCACGTTAACCCATTAAGAGCCAGTGATCCAGGGCTGATCTATGACATCCAACCCAAcgattacataccttatttatgTGACTTGTACCCAAGTAGAggtgttagtttgattgtaTTGCAAGAAGTTAACTGCTCATCAACCATTCCTGAAGCAGAACTAAACTATCCATCCTTTTCAATTAGACTTGGATCTGATATTCAGGTATACACAAGGACTGTGACCAATGTTGGCGAGCCCGACTCATCTTATGCTCTGGAGATTATGCCACCTGAAGGAGTTGATGTGAAAGTTGAGCCTTCCACCTTGCACTTCTCAGAGATGTATCAGAAGATAACGTATCAAGTAACATTTAACCAATTATTTTCGAGCATTAATGCCACATTCGTTCAAGGATTTTTGAAATGGACCTCATCCAAGCACTTTGTTAGGAGTCCTATAGTAGTTACCTTGGAACCATGA